The proteins below come from a single Aegilops tauschii subsp. strangulata cultivar AL8/78 chromosome 6, Aet v6.0, whole genome shotgun sequence genomic window:
- the LOC141025396 gene encoding uncharacterized protein: MSSSDDESLSGECDWCHDGRGLCDRPHLDDDRRFSIKLEETFEVETFIPCHARRYVLERMDFEDHENFETKKIHLRTHHDVDFEVNLYNAESVTHFGCKNWEAFCKMYGFDEGMLVTMDLGDPGIDQDNMDIWVLVDTPPVLPLSYFDCSKNVRKMVDKTHYTDGSELTYQEKNHLVGFCTDLENYNIYNQTPQHYGQYVPLVHVLNYGNYHGDTLRIPEDCVPHLMYQNGSLQVLNLYPGHPTNLNCPYRISRRSGDMLIREWKKCMDSRKEVLGSKRKRRARIGDRMISILHNGESGSILFYAILP, translated from the exons atgtcgtcatcggacgacgaaagtctctcgggggagtgcgactggtgccacgacggtcgaggtctgtgcgacaggcctcacctggacgatgatcggcgcttcagcattaagctcgaggagaccttcgaagttgaaacg tttatcccatgccatgcaagacgctatgtcttggagaggatggattttgaagatcatgaaaattttgaaacgaagaaaattcacctaaggacacatcatgatgtggattttgaagtaaatctgtataatgctgagagcgtaacccattttggttgcaaaaattgggaagcattttgcaagatgtatggttttgatgagggtatgcttgtcaccatggatcttggtgatcctggcatcgaccaagacaatatggacatttgggtccttgttgatacgcctccagttctaccgctat cttattttgattgttcaaaaaatgtgcggaaaatggtagacaaaacccactacaccgatggctccgagttaacttatcaggagaaaaatcatctggtcggattttgtactgatcttgagaattacaatatctacaatcaaactcctcaacattatggtcaatacgtgccactagtgcacgtgttgaactacggtaactaccatggagataccctg agaatcccagaggattgtgtgcctcatttgatgtatcagaatggcagccttcaagttttgaacttatatccaggtcatcctacaaatctcaactgtccataccggatttctagaagaagtggagacatgctaatcagagaatggaaaaaatgtatggacagtcgtaaggaggttcttggaagcaaaaggaagcgccgcgcaagaattggagacaggatgatctccattctccataatggagagtcagggtctatattgttttatgctattttaccttaa
- the LOC109732353 gene encoding uncharacterized protein has product MTAKEFEELAFNGHNYPTWAIDIKISLASRGIARAIQPPETPLPAGATPLTEQQNYAALFIIRHHIHPDLKSEYLQEESSSTLFLALKTRYEQQKAVVLPEALHDWTHLRLQDFKSIGEYNHVIHKICSKLRFCEKEPTEGEKIEKTLSTMLPSDRILQQQYCARNYTVYSELIHMLLQAEKHDELLAKNGSQRPVGAQPLPEVHLNVANRKKFNGISRGKQSNFEHKRKRNGNMRSRYPGKRKGTSKPRFDKSKLCSKCGCYTHSTEKCTMPKHLVMLYQQSQGCKAPQGKRFEANFNLHPDSAKGAGDSHDVPPGPSNAVVPYLPEATAEMENTLIEYTANNVFGDFD; this is encoded by the coding sequence ATGACTGCCAAAGAGTTTGAGGAGCTTGCCTTCAATGGCCACAATTACCCTACATGGGCTATAGACATCAAGATCAGTCTTGCGTCCCGTGGGATAGCGCGTGCAATACAACCCCCGGAGACTCCTCTCCCGGCTGGGGCCACGCCGCTGACAGAACAGCAGAACTATGCTGCCTTATTCATCATAAGGCACCATATTCATCCAGATCTCAAGTCTGAGTATTTACAGGAGGAATCATCTAGTACTCTGTTTCTGGCCCTCAAAACGAGGTATGAACAGCAGAAGGCAGTAGTCCTGCCAGAAGCACTCCATGATTGGACTCATCTCCGTCTTCAGGATTTCAAGTCCATCGGTGAGTACAATCATGTTATTCATAAGATATGTTCCAAACTGCGCTTTTGTGAGAAGGAACCTACTGAGGGGGAGAAGATAGAGAAAACTTTGTCTACTATGCTCCCTTCAGATAGGATCCTCCAACAGCAATACTGTGCTCGTAACTACACTGTCTATTCCGAGCTTATTCACATGTTACTTCAGGCTGAAAAGCATGATGAGCTACTCGCTAAGAATGGCTCTCAGCGCCCAGTTGGGGCACAACCTTTACCTGAAGTTCATCTGAATGTTGCAAATAGAAAAAAGTTTAATGGTATCTCTCGGGGTAAACAATCCAATTTCGAGCATAAGCGAAAGCGCAATGGGAACATGAGATCTAGATACCCAGGCAAGCGAAAAGGCACTTCAAAGCCCAGGTTTGATAAATCTAAGCTTTGCAGCAAGTGTGGATGCTACACGCATTCTACTGAAAAGTGCACAATGCCCAAGCACCTGGTTATGCTATACCAGCAATCTCAGGGATGCAAAGCACCTCAAGGGAAAAGGTTTGAAGCCAACTTCAACCTTCATCCGGATAGCGCAAAAGGAGCTGGTGATTCGCACGATGTTCCTCCTGGACCGAGCAACGCCGTGGTTCCTTATCTGCCTGAGGCTACTGCTGAAATGGAGAACACGTTGATTGAGTACACTGCAAACAACGTGTTTGGCGACTTCGACTAG